A stretch of Myxococcus hansupus DNA encodes these proteins:
- the mdh gene encoding malate dehydrogenase, whose protein sequence is MAQNGKKKISLIGGGQIGGNLALLAVQKSLGDVVLFDIPAAEGLVKGKALDINQLSAVDGYDCRVTGSTDWKDVAGSDVIIITAGVPRKPGMSREDLLEINLKIMTDVANNIKQHAPNAFVINVANPLDAMVFALHKIAGLPKHMVVGMAGVLDTSRFKCFVAEALGSSIRDVEALVLGGHGDDMVPLVRHSTVGGVPLTELIAKDKLDAIIQRTRNGGAELVGLYKTGSAYFGPAASSIAMAESFLQDRKRVLPAAALLEGQYGIKDYFFGVPVQIGAGGVEKIITVELNDGEKAELEKSFQSVKKTVDSVKL, encoded by the coding sequence ATGGCTCAGAATGGCAAGAAGAAGATCAGCCTCATCGGCGGCGGACAGATCGGCGGCAACCTGGCGCTGCTGGCCGTGCAGAAGTCGCTCGGTGACGTGGTGCTCTTCGACATCCCGGCGGCCGAAGGTCTGGTCAAGGGCAAGGCGCTGGACATCAACCAGCTTTCCGCGGTCGACGGTTATGACTGTCGCGTGACGGGCTCCACGGACTGGAAGGACGTGGCCGGCTCGGACGTGATCATCATCACCGCCGGCGTGCCGCGGAAGCCGGGCATGTCGCGTGAGGATCTGCTCGAGATCAACCTGAAGATCATGACGGACGTGGCGAACAACATCAAGCAGCACGCCCCGAACGCCTTCGTGATCAACGTGGCCAACCCGCTGGACGCGATGGTGTTCGCGCTCCACAAGATCGCGGGCCTGCCCAAGCACATGGTGGTCGGCATGGCGGGCGTGCTGGACACCAGCCGCTTCAAGTGCTTCGTCGCCGAGGCGCTCGGCTCCTCCATCCGCGACGTGGAGGCCCTGGTGCTGGGCGGCCACGGCGACGACATGGTTCCCCTCGTGCGTCACAGCACGGTGGGCGGCGTGCCCCTCACGGAGCTGATCGCCAAGGACAAGCTGGACGCCATCATCCAGCGCACCCGGAACGGCGGCGCGGAGCTGGTCGGCCTGTACAAGACGGGCAGCGCCTACTTCGGCCCCGCGGCCTCCTCCATCGCCATGGCGGAGAGCTTCCTGCAGGACCGCAAGCGCGTCCTGCCGGCCGCCGCCCTGCTGGAGGGCCAGTACGGCATCAAGGACTACTTCTTCGGCGTCCCCGTGCAGATCGGCGCGGGCGGCGTGGAGAAGATCATCACCGTCGAGCTGAACGACGGTGAGAAGGCCGAGCTGGAGAAGTCCTTCCAGTCGGTCAAGAAGACGGTTGACTCCGTCAAGCTGTAG
- the icd gene encoding NADP-dependent isocitrate dehydrogenase, which translates to MAPPSSGEKITLQSGKLSVPDSPIIPFIEGDGTGRDIWRASQAVFDAAVEKAYKGKKKIAWYEVLAGEKSFKAVNSWLPDETVEAFRTYLVGIKGPLTTPVGGGIRSLNVALRQMLDLYVCLRPVRYFKGVPSPVKTPDKVDMTIFRENTEDIYAGIEFEAGSAAAEKFLGILKQEFPKEFGKIRFPSDVGLGVKPVSHEGSDRLIRAAIQYAVDHKRKSVTLVHKGNIMKFTEGAFRKWGYELAAREFGDKVYTWDQWEATKAAKGEEAANAEQKAALASGKILVKDSIADITLQQVLTRPDEFDVIATLNLNGDYLSDALAAQVGGIGIAPGGNINYVTGHAVFEATHGTAPKYADQDKVNPGSVILSGEMMFRHLGWHEAADLMIQGMDRAIASKTVTYDFARLMKQEGQSGVTEVKCSEFGQAIIKNM; encoded by the coding sequence ATGGCGCCCCCGTCATCCGGAGAAAAGATCACCCTGCAGAGCGGCAAGCTGTCCGTTCCGGACAGCCCGATCATCCCCTTCATCGAGGGCGATGGCACCGGCCGTGACATCTGGCGCGCCTCCCAGGCGGTGTTCGATGCCGCGGTGGAGAAGGCCTACAAGGGCAAGAAGAAGATCGCCTGGTACGAAGTGCTGGCCGGCGAGAAGTCCTTCAAGGCCGTCAATAGCTGGCTTCCCGACGAGACGGTGGAGGCCTTCCGCACGTACCTGGTGGGCATCAAGGGCCCCCTGACGACGCCGGTGGGCGGCGGCATCCGTTCCCTGAACGTGGCGCTGCGCCAGATGCTGGACCTGTACGTCTGCCTGCGCCCCGTGCGCTACTTCAAGGGCGTGCCCAGCCCGGTGAAGACGCCGGACAAGGTCGACATGACCATCTTCCGTGAGAACACGGAAGACATCTACGCGGGCATCGAGTTCGAGGCCGGCTCGGCCGCCGCGGAGAAGTTCCTGGGCATCCTGAAGCAGGAGTTCCCGAAGGAGTTCGGGAAGATCCGCTTCCCCTCCGACGTGGGCCTGGGCGTCAAGCCGGTGTCCCACGAGGGCAGCGACCGGCTGATCCGCGCGGCCATCCAGTACGCCGTGGACCACAAGCGCAAGAGCGTCACGCTGGTCCACAAGGGCAACATCATGAAGTTCACCGAGGGCGCCTTCCGCAAGTGGGGCTACGAGCTGGCCGCCCGGGAGTTCGGTGACAAGGTCTACACCTGGGACCAGTGGGAGGCCACCAAGGCCGCCAAGGGCGAGGAGGCCGCCAACGCGGAGCAGAAGGCCGCGCTGGCCTCCGGGAAGATCCTGGTCAAGGACTCCATCGCGGACATCACCCTGCAGCAGGTCCTCACCCGTCCGGACGAGTTCGACGTCATCGCCACGCTGAACCTCAACGGCGACTACCTGTCGGACGCGCTGGCGGCGCAGGTGGGCGGCATCGGCATCGCGCCGGGCGGCAACATCAACTACGTCACCGGTCATGCCGTGTTCGAGGCCACGCACGGCACCGCGCCCAAGTACGCGGATCAGGACAAGGTGAATCCGGGTTCGGTCATCCTCTCTGGCGAGATGATGTTCCGGCACCTGGGCTGGCACGAGGCGGCGGACCTGATGATCCAGGGAATGGACCGCGCGATCGCCAGCAAGACGGTGACCTACGACTTCGCCCGCCTGATGAAGCAGGAGGGGCAGAGTGGGGTGACCGAGGTGAAGTGCTCCGAGTTCGGGCAGGCCATCATCAAGAACATGTAG
- a CDS encoding ATP-binding protein, with the protein MSAMVNALGGVEAAAPHRAPFHARSAGLSLVDGPDVLRVDVADVIQGAVELLLATRRLHGIQFSLELPEDPVPANVSHRRLQQVLLLLLAHAADAAGGQGVRVVVDSPDDFGDLPPRFQFHVAGAQLSPRELQAVFLSPMLVGPLHRKLARARELTESMGGTLAVASDAREGLTVTVELPAPGMTSW; encoded by the coding sequence ATGAGCGCTATGGTGAACGCTTTAGGAGGAGTGGAGGCCGCCGCGCCGCATCGCGCGCCGTTCCATGCGCGGTCGGCGGGCCTGTCATTGGTGGATGGACCAGACGTACTGCGAGTGGATGTCGCGGATGTCATTCAAGGGGCGGTGGAGCTCCTCCTGGCCACGCGCCGCTTGCACGGAATCCAGTTCTCTCTGGAGCTGCCAGAGGACCCGGTGCCGGCCAACGTGAGCCACCGGCGACTGCAGCAGGTGCTGTTGTTGTTGCTGGCGCACGCGGCGGATGCGGCAGGCGGGCAGGGCGTCCGTGTCGTAGTGGATTCCCCGGACGACTTTGGTGACCTGCCCCCGCGGTTCCAGTTCCACGTGGCGGGCGCGCAGTTGTCCCCGCGGGAGCTCCAGGCCGTCTTCTTGTCGCCCATGTTGGTGGGCCCGCTGCACCGCAAGCTGGCGCGCGCGCGTGAGCTGACGGAATCCATGGGCGGCACCCTGGCGGTGGCCAGTGACGCGCGCGAGGGCCTCACCGTGACGGTGGAACTGCCCGCGCCTGGAATGACGAGCTGGTAG
- a CDS encoding bifunctional 3-(3-hydroxy-phenyl)propionate/3-hydroxycinnamic acid hydroxylase, whose amino-acid sequence MAPESVDVIIVGCGPVGAMAANLLGQQGIRTLVVEREATPHGQPRAFSLDDEAQRIFQSAGLVGHLDPGFYPCKRLRYLNDSLRALAEVDFLGLDRPFGYVPATFFQQPRMESALRLGMKRYPHVDLWLGHEVESFVQDDEGITVRVKSLSDERAVNVRARYLLACDGSHSSIRRRLDLRLEGTTALEHSLAITVKTASAEPEMSSYLCGPVRRGFVARTAPHEVRFDIILEPGVDLAAARELDNVRRLISFYLDPATVEIVSVKIFSYHSRMAEKWRVGRAFLLGDAAHLMPPFLGQGLCAGLRDAANLAWKLGLVLGSAADASLLDSYEEERRGHVAEVIRGSDAMGRVMMSGGRVAARARNALIQLLYRLPVAGDFIRQYKAKPTFPLRRGLLQGGQRAKGDVPEGSYFPQPRVEGPDGETSLLDDVLGEGFVVLTRPGAPPEAHKEATALVEALGARWLHVSPAHRAGEGRPGAVVDLEGRLSAWFAQYSADLVVLRPDHYVFGVSRDGMRGHLLGSLKGRVRPHSRQKGAEVRRAG is encoded by the coding sequence ATGGCTCCGGAATCCGTTGATGTCATCATCGTGGGGTGTGGTCCGGTGGGGGCGATGGCTGCGAACCTCCTGGGGCAGCAGGGGATTCGGACCTTGGTGGTGGAGCGGGAAGCCACGCCCCATGGTCAGCCGCGAGCCTTCAGTCTGGACGACGAGGCCCAGCGCATCTTCCAGTCGGCGGGCCTGGTGGGGCACCTCGACCCGGGGTTCTATCCATGCAAGCGGCTCCGGTACTTGAACGACTCGCTCCGCGCGCTGGCGGAGGTGGACTTCCTCGGGTTGGACCGGCCGTTTGGTTATGTCCCCGCGACATTCTTCCAGCAGCCGCGCATGGAGTCGGCGCTGCGTCTGGGAATGAAGCGGTATCCCCACGTGGACCTGTGGCTGGGCCACGAGGTGGAGTCCTTCGTCCAGGATGACGAGGGCATCACCGTTCGCGTGAAGAGCCTGTCGGACGAGCGCGCCGTCAATGTGCGCGCGCGCTACCTGCTGGCCTGCGACGGTTCGCACAGCTCCATCCGGCGGCGCTTGGACCTGCGGTTGGAGGGGACGACGGCGCTGGAGCACTCACTGGCCATCACCGTGAAGACGGCCTCCGCCGAGCCGGAGATGTCCAGCTACCTGTGTGGGCCGGTGCGCCGCGGCTTCGTGGCGCGGACCGCGCCGCATGAAGTGCGGTTCGACATCATCCTGGAGCCCGGCGTGGACCTGGCGGCGGCGCGCGAGCTCGACAACGTGCGCCGGCTCATCAGCTTCTACCTGGACCCGGCGACGGTGGAGATCGTCTCGGTGAAGATCTTCTCGTACCACAGCCGCATGGCGGAGAAGTGGCGGGTGGGCCGCGCGTTCCTCCTGGGAGACGCGGCGCACTTGATGCCGCCCTTCCTGGGCCAGGGCCTCTGCGCGGGCCTCCGCGACGCGGCGAACCTGGCGTGGAAGCTGGGGCTGGTGCTCGGGAGCGCGGCGGATGCGTCACTGCTGGACAGCTACGAGGAAGAGCGCCGGGGGCACGTGGCGGAGGTCATTCGCGGCTCGGACGCCATGGGCCGGGTGATGATGTCGGGAGGCCGCGTGGCGGCGCGCGCGCGCAACGCCCTCATCCAGCTCCTCTATCGACTGCCGGTGGCGGGGGACTTCATCCGCCAGTACAAGGCGAAGCCGACGTTCCCGCTGCGGCGCGGCTTGTTGCAGGGGGGCCAGCGCGCCAAGGGCGACGTGCCAGAAGGCTCGTACTTCCCGCAGCCGCGCGTGGAAGGTCCGGACGGCGAGACGTCGCTGCTGGACGACGTCCTGGGCGAGGGCTTCGTGGTGCTCACGCGGCCGGGCGCGCCGCCCGAGGCGCACAAGGAGGCGACAGCCCTCGTGGAGGCGCTGGGGGCGCGGTGGCTGCACGTGTCCCCCGCCCATCGAGCGGGGGAGGGCCGGCCGGGCGCGGTGGTGGACCTGGAGGGCCGTCTGAGCGCGTGGTTCGCCCAGTACTCGGCCGACCTGGTCGTGCTCCGTCCGGACCACTACGTGTTTGGTGTTTCCCGGGATGGGATGCGGGGACACCTCCTGGGCTCGCTCAAGGGCCGCGTCCGTCCTCACTCCCGGCAGAAGGGAGCGGAGGTCCGGCGGGCGGGCTGA
- the menE gene encoding o-succinylbenzoate--CoA ligase, whose amino-acid sequence MPVHACPIREGARHHPDAEALTFAGGAWTYRALDAEVSRWVAALEAHGIGAGARVATLATNHAASVFLYWALGRVGAVLAPLNARLTEAELTPMVDDLQPQLILALESLLPRLPAALPLEAFVKPAHTASETCGALEDASPRVVLFTSGTTGRPKGAVLTEGNFRASSRASAANLGAHPAPRWLGTLPLFHVGGIAMLTRTAYEGGCLVLHERFDADAANRAFDTERVSHASLVATTLERVLDARHDRPLPPSFALALIGGGPVPVPLLARARAARLHALQTYGLTEACSQVTTERPSEADGRTAGVPLPSVEVRIVGAEGLVQEPGAEGDIEVRGPTVMAGYWQRQEATRDTLRDGWLRTKDVGVLDGRGRLTVLSRRTDLIVRGGENLYPAEVEAVLLNHPAVQEAAVAGFPDERWGEVPVAFLVPRVGQERPGREALEAWCRSSLAGFKVPARFVWLDALPRNAMGKVERTVLRKQNLR is encoded by the coding sequence ATGCCGGTCCATGCCTGTCCCATTCGCGAAGGTGCTCGCCACCACCCAGACGCCGAGGCCTTGACGTTCGCCGGCGGTGCCTGGACCTACCGCGCGCTGGACGCGGAAGTGTCCCGCTGGGTGGCGGCGCTCGAGGCCCACGGCATCGGCGCGGGGGCCCGTGTCGCCACGCTGGCCACGAATCATGCGGCCTCGGTGTTCCTCTACTGGGCACTGGGGCGTGTGGGGGCGGTGCTGGCTCCGCTCAACGCCCGTCTCACCGAGGCGGAGCTGACGCCCATGGTGGACGACCTCCAGCCGCAACTCATCCTGGCGCTGGAGTCGCTCCTGCCGCGCCTGCCCGCTGCGCTTCCGCTCGAAGCCTTCGTGAAACCCGCCCACACGGCCTCGGAGACCTGCGGCGCGCTGGAAGATGCCTCCCCGCGGGTCGTCCTCTTCACCAGTGGAACGACAGGCCGCCCCAAGGGCGCGGTGCTGACCGAAGGCAACTTCCGCGCATCCTCACGGGCGTCGGCGGCGAACCTGGGAGCCCATCCCGCGCCCCGGTGGCTGGGGACGCTGCCACTCTTCCACGTGGGCGGCATCGCGATGCTCACGCGCACGGCGTACGAAGGAGGCTGTCTGGTCCTTCATGAGCGCTTCGACGCCGACGCCGCGAACCGTGCCTTCGATACAGAACGGGTCTCCCACGCGAGCCTCGTGGCCACGACGTTGGAGCGGGTGCTCGACGCGCGACACGACCGGCCCCTGCCGCCGTCTTTCGCGCTGGCATTGATTGGCGGAGGCCCGGTGCCCGTCCCCCTGTTGGCCCGGGCACGCGCCGCGCGCCTCCATGCCCTCCAGACCTACGGCCTGACGGAAGCCTGCTCCCAGGTAACGACCGAGCGTCCGAGCGAAGCGGACGGGCGTACCGCGGGCGTCCCGCTTCCGAGCGTCGAGGTCCGCATCGTTGGCGCAGAGGGCCTCGTCCAGGAGCCAGGGGCCGAAGGCGACATCGAGGTTCGTGGCCCCACGGTGATGGCCGGGTACTGGCAACGGCAGGAGGCCACGCGGGACACCCTCCGCGACGGCTGGCTGCGCACCAAGGATGTCGGGGTGCTGGACGGGCGCGGGCGGCTCACCGTGCTGTCACGCCGAACGGACCTCATCGTGCGGGGTGGAGAGAACCTCTACCCGGCGGAAGTGGAGGCCGTGCTCCTCAATCACCCCGCGGTACAGGAAGCGGCCGTTGCGGGCTTCCCGGACGAACGGTGGGGAGAGGTACCCGTGGCCTTTCTCGTCCCACGCGTGGGACAGGAGCGGCCTGGGCGGGAGGCGCTGGAGGCGTGGTGCCGGAGTTCCCTTGCGGGCTTCAAGGTGCCCGCGCGGTTCGTCTGGCTGGACGCGCTACCCCGCAACGCCATGGGCAAGGTGGAGCGCACGGTGTTGCGGAAGCAGAACCTCCGCTGA
- the menC gene encoding o-succinylbenzoate synthase has translation MRIAQVSLIPHRLELRQPLKTSQGAHTSREGFIVRVVDEEGREGLGEAMPLPAFGTETLADCGATLTAWLSELKGQFLGDSVRAIEDTLSPFPPAVARGDGVRIRARQATPQGPMPAAEHALELALLDLLAQRQGVPLCWLLAEEARTEVAVNALLGADTPEALAEEARRAVEEGFGTLKLKVAGRPLDVDEARVKAVRDAVGPDVKLRLDANGGWSEPEAKRALDRLGWYGLELVEQPTPPDDLAALWRVQRRSPCTVAADESLSAPEALRALLTVDPLLGGGPAVGAVVLKPMVLGGLLPCLVVAMRAARLGMQAYVTSSIDGVVARAGAAHLAAALPSGALASGLAVGRLLAKEPEDHPYQPQQGVIRLSGESGLGLNARTLV, from the coding sequence ATGCGGATTGCCCAGGTTTCGCTCATTCCCCACCGGTTGGAGCTGCGTCAGCCCCTGAAGACGTCCCAGGGCGCGCACACGTCTCGCGAAGGATTCATCGTCCGAGTGGTCGACGAGGAGGGCCGCGAGGGACTGGGCGAGGCCATGCCCCTCCCGGCCTTTGGCACCGAGACACTCGCGGACTGCGGTGCCACGTTGACGGCGTGGTTGTCGGAGCTGAAGGGCCAGTTCCTGGGGGACTCGGTCCGGGCCATCGAGGACACGCTGTCTCCCTTCCCGCCGGCCGTGGCGCGGGGCGACGGCGTGCGAATCCGCGCGCGTCAGGCGACGCCGCAGGGGCCCATGCCCGCCGCCGAGCACGCCCTGGAGCTGGCGTTGCTGGACTTGCTCGCGCAGCGCCAGGGGGTGCCCCTATGCTGGCTGCTCGCGGAGGAGGCCCGGACGGAGGTGGCGGTCAATGCCCTTCTGGGCGCCGACACGCCGGAGGCCCTCGCGGAGGAGGCCCGCCGCGCCGTGGAGGAGGGCTTCGGCACGCTGAAACTGAAGGTCGCGGGGCGGCCGCTGGACGTGGACGAGGCCCGCGTGAAGGCCGTCCGCGACGCGGTGGGGCCGGACGTGAAGCTCCGTCTGGACGCGAATGGCGGCTGGTCTGAACCGGAGGCCAAGCGCGCCTTGGATCGTCTCGGGTGGTACGGCCTGGAGTTGGTGGAGCAGCCCACGCCGCCCGACGACCTCGCCGCGCTGTGGCGGGTCCAGCGCCGTTCGCCCTGCACCGTGGCCGCGGACGAGTCGCTGAGTGCCCCCGAGGCGCTGCGAGCGCTGCTGACCGTGGACCCGCTGTTGGGCGGAGGTCCTGCGGTGGGCGCGGTGGTGCTGAAGCCCATGGTGCTGGGCGGGCTGCTCCCGTGTCTCGTCGTCGCGATGCGCGCGGCGCGTCTGGGCATGCAGGCCTATGTGACGAGCTCCATCGACGGCGTCGTGGCTCGGGCGGGCGCGGCGCATCTCGCGGCGGCGTTGCCCTCGGGGGCGCTGGCGTCCGGGCTCGCGGTGGGGCGCTTGCTGGCGAAGGAGCCGGAGGACCATCCGTATCAGCCTCAGCAGGGCGTCATCCGTCTGTCCGGGGAATCGGGCCTCGGACTCAACGCCCGGACCCTGGTGTGA
- a CDS encoding 1,4-dihydroxy-2-naphthoate polyprenyltransferase yields MSTSIPAPGPLSVKPRPGVKHWVMAARPKTLTAALVPVAVGTGLAFGLGVGRWLPALAALLGAVLIQIGTNFINDYYDFKKGADTHERLGPKRVTQSGLIAPSTVLAGAGVCFALATAVGLYLVMVGGWPIIAIGVASLLCGYAYTGGPFPLGYNGLGDLFVFIFFGLVAVTGTYFVQAGTVDPAAWWAAVPVGASGTMLIVVNNLRDVTTDVKAGKRTLAVRFGTGMGKAEYVLLLVVSFATPFAMFALKLASPWVFLSLVSLPLAVPPLKLVLKDAGAALNPALGGTARFQLVFGLLFALGLYLR; encoded by the coding sequence GTGAGCACCTCGATTCCGGCGCCCGGCCCGCTGTCGGTGAAGCCGCGGCCTGGGGTGAAGCACTGGGTGATGGCGGCGCGTCCCAAGACGCTGACGGCGGCGCTGGTGCCGGTGGCGGTGGGCACGGGGCTCGCGTTCGGCCTGGGCGTGGGGCGGTGGTTGCCCGCGCTGGCGGCGCTGCTCGGCGCGGTGCTCATCCAGATCGGCACCAACTTCATCAACGACTACTACGACTTCAAGAAGGGCGCGGACACGCACGAGCGGCTCGGCCCCAAGCGCGTGACGCAGAGCGGCCTCATCGCTCCGAGCACCGTCCTGGCGGGCGCGGGTGTGTGCTTCGCGCTGGCCACCGCCGTGGGGCTCTACCTGGTGATGGTGGGCGGCTGGCCCATCATCGCGATTGGCGTCGCTTCGCTGCTGTGTGGTTATGCCTACACGGGCGGCCCGTTCCCGCTGGGCTACAACGGGCTGGGCGACCTGTTCGTCTTCATCTTCTTCGGCCTGGTGGCGGTGACGGGCACCTACTTCGTGCAAGCGGGGACGGTGGACCCGGCGGCGTGGTGGGCCGCGGTGCCCGTGGGTGCCAGTGGCACCATGCTCATCGTTGTCAACAACCTGCGGGATGTGACGACGGACGTGAAGGCGGGCAAGCGGACCCTCGCGGTGCGTTTCGGCACGGGGATGGGCAAGGCGGAGTACGTGCTGCTGCTGGTCGTCTCGTTCGCCACGCCGTTCGCGATGTTCGCGCTGAAGCTGGCCAGCCCCTGGGTCTTCCTCTCGCTGGTGAGCCTGCCGCTGGCGGTGCCCCCGCTGAAGTTGGTGCTGAAGGACGCGGGCGCGGCGCTGAATCCCGCCCTGGGCGGCACGGCGCGGTTCCAACTCGTGTTCGGACTGCTGTTCGCGCTGGGCCTCTACCTGCGATGA
- the menH gene encoding 2-succinyl-6-hydroxy-2,4-cyclohexadiene-1-carboxylate synthase, producing the protein MGVKLAYETWGEGSRPLVLLHGFTGSRRAFDGLRPLLGRDVRAVAVDLPGHGATPLPDKPGRDGFIETIDALVSLVDSLGQGPVDLLGYSQGARVALAAAVHAPDRFGRLIMESGSPGLHRRQERAARRDSDGQLAAFIRARGVDAFVDRWEQLPLFQGLGRLPQERKDTLRALRRACTPEGLAGALECMGLGVQPDFWPELHAQRLPTLLLTGAEDTKFTQLARRMATELPVVWRYAFEGCGHAPHLESPEDYAREVLGFLQTPWYEAPQFESPVAQGEGRVTS; encoded by the coding sequence ATGGGCGTGAAGCTGGCTTACGAGACGTGGGGTGAAGGTTCCCGTCCACTCGTGCTGCTGCATGGCTTCACCGGGAGCCGCAGGGCCTTTGACGGGCTGCGTCCCCTCCTGGGGCGTGACGTGCGCGCGGTGGCGGTGGACCTGCCGGGCCACGGGGCCACGCCGCTGCCGGACAAGCCGGGCCGCGACGGCTTCATCGAGACGATTGACGCGCTCGTGTCGCTGGTGGACTCGCTGGGCCAAGGCCCCGTGGACCTGCTGGGCTATTCGCAAGGCGCCCGCGTGGCGTTGGCCGCGGCGGTGCACGCGCCGGACCGCTTCGGGCGGCTCATCATGGAGAGTGGTTCCCCGGGACTGCATCGGCGTCAGGAGCGCGCGGCGCGGCGTGACTCGGATGGGCAGCTCGCGGCGTTCATCCGCGCACGCGGTGTGGACGCGTTCGTGGACCGCTGGGAGCAACTGCCGCTGTTCCAGGGGCTGGGCCGGCTTCCGCAGGAGCGCAAGGACACGCTGCGCGCCCTCCGCCGCGCGTGTACGCCCGAGGGCCTCGCTGGCGCATTGGAGTGCATGGGCCTGGGCGTCCAGCCGGACTTCTGGCCCGAGCTGCACGCTCAGCGGTTGCCCACGCTGCTGCTGACGGGCGCCGAGGACACCAAGTTCACGCAGCTCGCCCGGCGCATGGCCACGGAGCTGCCGGTGGTGTGGCGCTATGCCTTCGAGGGGTGTGGCCATGCGCCGCACCTGGAGTCCCCGGAGGACTATGCCCGAGAGGTCCTCGGGTTCCTCCAGACGCCCTGGTACGAGGCGCCGCAGTTCGAAAGCCCCGTGGCCCAGGGTGAGGGAAGGGTGACGTCGTGA
- the menD gene encoding 2-succinyl-5-enolpyruvyl-6-hydroxy-3-cyclohexene-1-carboxylic-acid synthase produces the protein MSSDANLNVLWARALLEELVRGGVRHAVVCPGSRSSPLALACAGAEGLRTWSVVDERSAGFFALGLAKQSRTPAVLVATSGSAGAHFYPAVIEAALSQVPLLVLTADRPLELQGWGAPQTVPQARYFGEHARFFADLGLPEAHDAALLHMRATVARAVVSAWRSPRGAVQLNVPFREPLAPVAEPFAEASLSALAKTGRPGAPLTRIVPSAPLPDAAVLDAVRQRIAATPRGVIVCGPRDETDGFAEAISALSQATGYPVLAEATSQARYGGGPLTVSFYDALLRHAPFAKAHRPELVLRFGGGLTPKVPQQWLDGSGADIVLFSDGGALFDPAHRAATVVEGSAVVACEALSQGLARGVGPWARGFLNAEQRVRTALEAAFAEQADALSEPRIAREVVAALPEGAPLFVSSSMPIRDVDAFAPAGGVPLRVLANRGANGIDGIVSSALGVAAAAGRPAVLLTGDLALLHDVGAFVTAARARVPLTVVVVNNDGGGIFSFLPIAQSAPRDAFESLFGTPHGVDLAHAAALGGARLHRPQTPTALRAAVREGLEGGFHLVEVRVDRHANVDEHRRLFARMTASLGEGPWA, from the coding sequence ATGTCGTCCGACGCTAACCTCAACGTGCTGTGGGCGCGCGCGCTGCTGGAAGAGCTCGTGCGCGGCGGAGTCCGGCACGCGGTGGTGTGTCCGGGGTCTCGCTCGTCGCCGCTCGCCCTGGCCTGTGCTGGCGCGGAGGGACTGCGCACCTGGTCCGTCGTCGACGAGCGCAGCGCGGGCTTCTTCGCCCTGGGGCTCGCGAAGCAGTCGCGGACGCCGGCCGTGCTGGTTGCGACCAGTGGCTCCGCGGGCGCGCATTTCTATCCGGCGGTCATCGAGGCCGCGCTGTCGCAGGTGCCGCTGTTGGTCCTCACGGCGGACCGCCCCCTGGAGCTCCAGGGCTGGGGCGCGCCGCAGACGGTGCCGCAGGCGCGCTACTTCGGAGAGCACGCGCGGTTCTTCGCGGACCTGGGCTTGCCCGAAGCACATGACGCGGCGCTGCTGCACATGCGGGCCACCGTCGCGCGCGCGGTCGTGAGCGCATGGCGCTCGCCCCGGGGCGCGGTGCAGCTCAACGTTCCGTTCCGCGAGCCATTGGCGCCGGTGGCGGAGCCCTTCGCGGAGGCGTCGTTGAGTGCGCTCGCGAAGACGGGGCGGCCCGGGGCTCCGCTCACGCGCATCGTGCCGTCCGCGCCGTTGCCGGACGCGGCCGTCCTGGATGCGGTCCGCCAGCGCATCGCGGCCACACCGCGGGGTGTCATCGTCTGTGGACCTCGTGACGAGACGGATGGTTTCGCCGAGGCCATCAGCGCCCTGTCGCAGGCCACGGGTTACCCCGTGCTGGCCGAGGCCACCTCCCAGGCCCGATACGGCGGCGGTCCGCTCACCGTGTCGTTCTACGACGCGCTGTTGCGTCACGCGCCCTTCGCCAAGGCGCACCGGCCGGAGCTGGTGCTGCGCTTCGGCGGTGGACTGACGCCCAAGGTGCCGCAGCAGTGGCTGGACGGCTCCGGCGCGGACATCGTGCTCTTCAGTGACGGGGGCGCGCTCTTCGACCCGGCGCATCGCGCGGCGACGGTGGTGGAGGGCTCGGCGGTGGTGGCGTGTGAAGCGTTGTCCCAAGGCCTCGCGCGAGGCGTGGGACCGTGGGCGCGCGGCTTCTTGAACGCCGAGCAGCGCGTCCGCACGGCGCTGGAGGCCGCCTTCGCGGAGCAGGCCGACGCACTGTCGGAGCCGCGCATCGCCCGCGAGGTGGTGGCGGCGCTGCCCGAAGGTGCGCCGCTGTTCGTGTCGAGCAGCATGCCCATTCGCGATGTGGACGCCTTCGCGCCGGCGGGTGGCGTGCCCCTGCGTGTGCTGGCCAATCGCGGGGCCAACGGCATCGACGGCATCGTCTCCAGCGCGCTGGGCGTGGCCGCGGCGGCGGGCCGTCCCGCGGTGCTGCTCACCGGAGACCTGGCGCTGTTGCACGACGTGGGCGCCTTCGTCACCGCCGCGCGCGCCCGGGTGCCGCTGACGGTGGTGGTGGTGAACAACGACGGCGGCGGCATCTTCTCGTTCCTGCCCATCGCCCAGTCCGCGCCGCGTGATGCGTTCGAGTCGCTCTTCGGCACGCCGCACGGGGTCGACCTGGCGCATGCGGCGGCGCTGGGCGGCGCGCGACTGCACCGGCCTCAGACGCCCACGGCCCTCCGCGCGGCGGTGCGCGAGGGACTGGAAGGCGGCTTCCACCTGGTGGAAGTGCGCGTGGACCGGCACGCCAACGTGGATGAGCACCGGCGGCTGTTCGCTCGAATGACTGCTTCCCTGGGAGAAGGACCATGGGCGTGA